The following proteins are encoded in a genomic region of Saccharopolyspora antimicrobica:
- a CDS encoding vWA domain-containing protein has translation MSLLDRHTDFLAALRAHGIAASTAEGIDAARALGVVDLLDREAVRVAYAATLIKRHNDVAVFNALFDLWFPPAIGDGRTTDTDGAAVDLEVEVTGAHGTSPELHAMRTELAQALFDGDNTALVQIARRALARYGSSPGAGANPGSWSPRAALEQLDPTTLLAGLIRTAEGQARPRNTTGAAARSRFTRRIGQFEQLVTAEAHRRIAEQKGEHYVADNLTAPTLDQVPFLGASQAELAAIRRAIRPLARQLATRIHRERRHGTRSGTLDFRRTLRSALATGGVPIAPRYRPRRPHKPELVVLCDVSSSVANFAHFALLLVHALHEVFSRTRVFAFVRDVHEVTEHLRRGRDAAESLAEVRRATLQFPGTGTDHGRVFAEFAADHAHVLTSRTVLLVLGDARNNNYDPALEVLAGLTDRCRRTLWLNPEPRANWGTGDSAALAYEEIVEMAECRNLAQLTDLVRNLDRR, from the coding sequence ATGAGCCTGCTGGACCGGCACACCGACTTCCTCGCCGCGCTGCGCGCGCACGGCATCGCGGCCTCCACCGCCGAGGGCATCGACGCCGCCCGCGCCCTGGGCGTCGTCGACCTCCTCGACCGCGAGGCGGTGCGGGTCGCCTACGCGGCCACGCTGATCAAGCGCCACAACGACGTCGCGGTCTTCAACGCCCTGTTCGACCTGTGGTTCCCGCCCGCCATCGGCGACGGCCGCACCACCGACACCGACGGCGCGGCGGTCGACCTCGAAGTGGAGGTCACCGGCGCCCACGGCACGTCCCCCGAACTCCACGCCATGCGCACCGAACTCGCCCAAGCGCTGTTCGACGGCGACAACACCGCACTCGTCCAGATCGCCCGCCGCGCCCTCGCCCGCTACGGCAGCTCCCCCGGCGCGGGCGCGAATCCCGGCTCGTGGTCACCGCGCGCCGCACTGGAACAACTGGATCCGACCACGCTGCTGGCCGGTCTGATCCGCACCGCGGAGGGGCAGGCGCGGCCCCGCAACACCACCGGCGCCGCGGCCCGATCCCGCTTCACCCGCCGCATCGGCCAGTTCGAGCAACTCGTCACCGCCGAGGCCCACCGGCGCATCGCCGAGCAGAAGGGTGAGCACTACGTCGCCGACAACCTGACCGCGCCCACGCTGGACCAGGTTCCGTTCCTGGGGGCCTCGCAAGCCGAGCTGGCGGCGATCCGCCGGGCGATCCGCCCGCTGGCCCGGCAGCTCGCCACCCGCATCCACCGCGAGCGCCGCCACGGCACCCGCAGCGGGACGCTGGACTTCCGCCGCACCCTGCGGTCCGCGCTGGCCACCGGCGGCGTCCCGATCGCACCCCGCTACCGGCCGCGCCGGCCGCACAAACCGGAACTCGTCGTCCTGTGCGACGTCTCCTCCTCGGTGGCGAACTTCGCGCACTTCGCCCTGCTGCTGGTGCACGCGCTGCACGAGGTCTTCTCCCGCACCCGGGTGTTCGCCTTCGTCCGCGATGTCCACGAGGTGACCGAGCACCTCCGCCGCGGCCGCGACGCCGCCGAGTCCCTGGCCGAAGTCCGCCGCGCCACCCTCCAGTTCCCGGGCACCGGCACCGATCACGGCCGGGTGTTCGCGGAGTTCGCCGCCGACCACGCCCACGTGCTCACCTCGCGCACCGTCCTGCTCGTCCTCGGCGACGCCCGCAACAACAACTACGACCCGGCGCTCGAAGTCCTGGCCGGCTTGACCGACCGGTGCCGGCGAACCCTGTGGCTGAACCCGGAACCCCGCGCGAACTGGGGAACCGGCGACTCCGCCGCGCTCGCCTACGAGGAGATCGTCGA